Proteins encoded together in one Rhizobium sp. 11515TR window:
- a CDS encoding ABC transporter substrate-binding protein has translation MAKSKSAIARMQAYRSHTSLLIAATLSLGLLYSSAHAETPKDVLIEVAEHGPNSLDAMAPAANEFSQMASWQLYDRLITHGTKTLPDGKVMYDATKIEPELAKSWEIQDGGKTLIFHLREDATFHDGSPVTAEDVKWSFDRAVSVGGFPTVQMAAGSLTDPKQFSVIDPHTFKITLAVADKLTLPDLAVPVPYVVNKKLALQHATADDPWALKWTSLNDAGGGPFKIGSWKSGDRIVFDRFDNWKSGAMPALKRVVLREIASPGTRRALLEKGDVDVSVGLPPKDYAELAAAGKVNVIGTLMQNEQFNVDLNVTMKPFDDKRVRQAIAYALPYDSIMKQALYERGEPLFGADPATPFAPKWPVASKYNTDLDKAKALLKDAGYANGFKSDLYIDMSQTTVQEPMALLIQEQLKKIGITIEIHKVPGSEWFAKMGSKSMPMDINYFYGWLDYPEYFYFWTYDGKNNSVFNTANYSNPELDKLIEQARFESDPAAYDAIITRMNTIAMDEVPRVPVAHLYSDIAMQKNVKGYVYWFHTHLDLKSISKE, from the coding sequence ATGGCCAAAAGCAAATCCGCGATCGCTCGCATGCAAGCCTATCGCTCCCACACATCCCTTCTGATCGCAGCGACCTTGTCGCTTGGTCTGCTTTATAGCTCTGCCCACGCAGAAACGCCGAAAGACGTCCTGATCGAAGTCGCAGAGCATGGCCCGAACTCGCTCGATGCCATGGCGCCGGCTGCAAACGAATTCAGTCAGATGGCGTCATGGCAACTCTACGATCGGCTGATAACGCATGGAACGAAGACCCTGCCGGATGGCAAGGTCATGTATGACGCGACCAAGATCGAGCCCGAGCTGGCAAAGAGCTGGGAAATCCAGGACGGTGGCAAAACTCTGATCTTCCATCTGCGAGAAGACGCCACCTTCCACGATGGCTCGCCGGTGACCGCGGAGGACGTCAAATGGTCATTCGACCGCGCCGTCTCTGTCGGTGGCTTTCCGACGGTGCAGATGGCAGCCGGCTCGCTGACCGATCCCAAGCAATTCTCCGTTATCGATCCCCATACCTTCAAGATCACCCTCGCTGTAGCCGACAAGCTCACACTGCCAGACCTTGCGGTCCCGGTCCCGTATGTCGTCAACAAGAAGCTCGCTCTCCAGCATGCAACGGCCGACGACCCGTGGGCGCTCAAATGGACCTCGCTCAACGACGCTGGTGGCGGCCCGTTCAAGATCGGCAGCTGGAAGAGCGGCGACCGAATCGTCTTCGACCGCTTCGACAACTGGAAATCCGGCGCCATGCCGGCGCTGAAGCGCGTCGTCCTTCGCGAGATCGCCTCGCCAGGAACCCGTCGTGCCCTGCTGGAAAAGGGCGATGTCGACGTCTCCGTCGGATTGCCGCCGAAGGACTATGCCGAGCTAGCAGCCGCCGGCAAGGTCAACGTCATCGGCACGCTGATGCAGAACGAACAGTTCAATGTCGACCTCAATGTCACGATGAAACCTTTCGACGACAAGCGCGTCCGCCAAGCGATCGCCTATGCCCTTCCCTATGACAGCATCATGAAGCAAGCGCTCTACGAGCGCGGCGAACCTCTCTTCGGCGCCGATCCGGCAACGCCCTTCGCACCGAAGTGGCCGGTAGCTTCCAAGTACAATACCGATCTTGACAAGGCCAAGGCGCTTCTGAAGGACGCCGGCTATGCCAACGGTTTCAAGTCTGACCTTTATATCGACATGAGCCAGACGACGGTTCAGGAGCCGATGGCGCTGCTGATCCAGGAACAATTGAAGAAGATCGGCATCACCATCGAGATCCACAAGGTGCCCGGCTCCGAATGGTTCGCCAAGATGGGTTCGAAGAGCATGCCGATGGACATCAACTATTTCTACGGCTGGCTGGACTATCCGGAATACTTCTATTTCTGGACCTATGACGGCAAGAACAACAGCGTGTTCAACACGGCGAACTACTCGAACCCGGAACTGGACAAGCTGATCGAACAGGCCCGCTTCGAAAGCGATCCCGCGGCCTACGACGCGATCATCACCAGGATGAACACTATTGCCATGGATGAGGTGCCGCGCGTGCCCGTTGCCCATTTGTATTCGGACATCGCAATGCAGAAGAACGTCAAAGGCTACGTTTACTGGTTCCACACGCATCTCGACCTGAAGTCGATCTCGAAGGAATAG
- a CDS encoding GntR family transcriptional regulator: MDEDDDPATKAPYAVAIKRASLHHHVVDKLREMVSRGDLPAGERLNEVALAQAIGVSRTPMREAVKLLASEGLLELLPGRGARVRQYSAEELMDVFDVLGALERHAIEIAVSRMTPKALAEIERLHHQMGEAYSKRNQKAYFKANQKLHALIVELAANAALTATHMTLTKQSVHNRHQTLISEQRWKESVAEHQAIFDAIVRGDVSQAGLLMLDHSRKTGAAVVDAARAANEIRIGSGR, encoded by the coding sequence ATGGATGAAGACGACGATCCGGCGACGAAAGCACCATACGCGGTGGCCATAAAGCGCGCCTCCCTGCATCATCACGTGGTCGACAAGTTGCGTGAGATGGTCAGTCGTGGCGATCTGCCTGCCGGTGAGAGATTGAACGAAGTTGCTCTTGCTCAGGCGATTGGTGTTTCTCGAACTCCCATGCGCGAGGCCGTGAAATTGCTCGCGTCCGAGGGGCTGCTTGAACTTCTGCCGGGGCGCGGTGCCCGGGTCCGGCAGTATTCGGCCGAGGAGCTGATGGATGTGTTTGACGTCCTTGGCGCGCTCGAGCGACATGCCATCGAGATCGCGGTCTCTAGGATGACGCCAAAGGCGCTCGCGGAGATCGAGCGCTTGCATCATCAGATGGGCGAGGCCTATTCGAAGCGTAATCAGAAGGCGTACTTCAAGGCCAACCAGAAGCTCCATGCGCTGATTGTCGAACTGGCGGCCAACGCGGCACTGACAGCTACGCATATGACCCTGACCAAGCAATCGGTCCACAACAGACACCAAACGCTGATTTCGGAGCAGCGATGGAAGGAGTCCGTGGCCGAGCACCAGGCCATCTTCGATGCCATCGTAAGAGGAGACGTATCGCAGGCAGGGCTTTTGATGCTGGATCATAGCCGTAAAACCGGAGCTGCCGTCGTGGACGCCGCGCGCGCCGCAAATGAAATCAGGATAGGAAGTGGTCGATGA
- a CDS encoding LysR family transcriptional regulator: protein MNINCEILDLRAFLAVVELQGFHRAADQLNMSQPALSRRIQKLEQAIGAPLLERTTRHVAATALGTELVPLVQRMLEEFDGSLFSMRELGAKRGGLVTIACLPTAAFYFLPSVIRQFNQEYPNIRLRILDLTATDALQAVARGEVEFGINIMGSSDSDLVFERLAEDPFVLAAKRDHPLAEKKEVRWQDLEPYPLITVHRSSANRTLLDAALARSNIKLNWFYEVTHLSTSLGLVEAGLGISVLPKMATPQGEHPFLITRPIRNPEISRTIGIVRRRGGTLSPAAEHFMRMLIGAWRQI, encoded by the coding sequence ATGAACATCAATTGTGAGATCCTTGACCTTAGAGCCTTCCTTGCCGTGGTCGAGCTGCAGGGCTTTCATCGCGCGGCCGATCAGCTGAACATGTCACAACCGGCGCTCAGCCGCCGCATTCAAAAGCTGGAGCAGGCGATCGGCGCGCCGCTGCTGGAAAGAACGACCCGCCATGTCGCCGCCACGGCTCTTGGAACCGAGCTCGTGCCCCTGGTGCAGCGTATGCTCGAAGAATTCGACGGTTCGCTGTTTTCGATGCGGGAACTGGGAGCCAAGCGCGGGGGACTGGTAACGATTGCATGCCTGCCGACGGCAGCATTTTATTTCCTGCCGTCTGTCATCCGCCAGTTCAACCAGGAATATCCAAATATTCGGCTTCGGATCCTCGATCTGACTGCGACCGATGCACTTCAGGCTGTGGCGCGCGGCGAAGTCGAATTCGGGATCAACATCATGGGAAGCTCGGACAGCGATCTGGTCTTCGAAAGGCTGGCCGAGGATCCGTTTGTCCTGGCAGCCAAGCGCGATCATCCCCTAGCGGAAAAGAAAGAGGTCCGATGGCAGGATCTTGAACCCTATCCGCTGATCACGGTTCATCGCTCGAGCGCGAACAGGACGCTGCTCGATGCCGCTCTGGCTAGATCCAACATCAAGCTCAACTGGTTTTACGAAGTGACCCATCTTTCCACATCCCTCGGCCTTGTGGAGGCAGGGCTCGGGATTTCCGTGCTGCCGAAAATGGCGACCCCCCAGGGAGAACATCCCTTCCTGATCACGCGCCCCATCAGAAACCCCGAAATCTCTCGCACCATCGGCATCGTGCGGCGCCGCGGAGGCACCTTGTCGCCGGCTGCAGAGCATTTCATGCGCATGCTGATCGGGGCGTGGCGACAGATTTAA
- a CDS encoding 4-oxalomesaconate tautomerase, with amino-acid sequence MNDLLSIPCVLMRGGTSKGPFFLASDLPQDPVERDQVLLSVMGSGHPLQIDGIGGGNPVTSKVAICGPGTVPGADVDYLFAQVRVDRQIVDTSPNCGNMLAAVGPFAIEAGLVPVAGDTTLVKIFNVNTGKMIEAEVPTPNGAVAYLGDARIDGVPGQAAPIALTFKDAAGARTGQLFPSGKSIETIAGIDGTCIDCAMPMLLIEAASLGVTGYESAAELNGNHSLIERLEKLRILAGEKMGMGDVRSQVTPKPVLISPARQGGALNVRYFMPNECHPSLATTGAVGIATACVSENTVASRLIGVQTPPVVLSIEHPSGHLDVKLQLRDGKLVAGILRTARRLFEGHVFAKPAKTLVCAA; translated from the coding sequence ATGAATGATTTGCTCTCCATACCGTGTGTCCTGATGCGGGGCGGCACCTCCAAAGGCCCGTTCTTTCTGGCGTCGGACTTGCCACAGGACCCGGTCGAGCGGGATCAAGTGCTTTTGTCCGTGATGGGCTCGGGCCATCCGCTTCAGATCGATGGTATCGGAGGGGGAAACCCGGTCACCAGCAAAGTTGCCATCTGCGGACCGGGAACGGTGCCTGGCGCGGATGTAGACTATCTGTTCGCGCAGGTTCGCGTCGACAGGCAGATCGTCGATACCTCCCCCAATTGTGGGAACATGCTGGCGGCTGTCGGGCCGTTCGCAATAGAGGCGGGGCTTGTGCCGGTCGCCGGGGACACCACCCTCGTCAAGATCTTCAACGTCAACACCGGCAAGATGATCGAAGCCGAGGTTCCGACACCGAATGGTGCGGTAGCCTATCTCGGCGACGCAAGAATTGACGGCGTACCCGGCCAGGCCGCTCCGATCGCGCTCACATTCAAGGATGCGGCGGGTGCGCGAACGGGCCAGCTTTTTCCAAGCGGCAAATCGATAGAGACAATCGCCGGCATCGATGGGACCTGTATCGATTGCGCGATGCCGATGCTCCTGATCGAGGCGGCCTCGCTTGGTGTGACCGGATACGAGAGCGCTGCTGAACTGAACGGCAATCATTCGTTGATCGAGCGGCTGGAAAAACTTCGTATCCTTGCCGGCGAAAAAATGGGAATGGGGGATGTCCGCAGTCAAGTCACCCCGAAACCGGTCCTCATCTCTCCCGCCAGACAAGGTGGTGCATTGAACGTTCGCTACTTCATGCCGAATGAATGCCATCCATCGCTGGCGACGACCGGCGCTGTCGGGATCGCAACGGCCTGTGTGAGCGAAAACACTGTGGCATCCCGCCTTATCGGCGTTCAAACACCGCCCGTCGTGCTTTCCATCGAACATCCCAGCGGTCATCTGGACGTGAAGTTGCAGTTGAGGGATGGAAAGCTCGTTGCCGGAATTCTTCGCACAGCACGCAGGCTGTTCGAGGGCCATGTCTTTGCAAAGCCTGCCAAAACGCTGGTTTGTGCGGCATAA
- a CDS encoding ABC transporter substrate-binding protein has product MKKLILALAAAAVLSGTAFAEPVRISVGSYNLNNLPFPVAQGLGLYEKEGLEVTVENFASGGSKTLQALVAGSTDVAVGFYDHTIQMQSQNKHVVAFVELGRNSGLVLAGGKDAKFDPKNPESIKGAKIGITAPGSSSDFFIRYYLQRHKLSANDVSIIGVGSGAAAVAALQQGKIDLLVNYDPAATFVVEKGVGKILIDARNDDGAKEIYGGIYPTSVLYATQDYISKNPETVQKVTNATVKALQWMKTHSAAEIVEKLPPEFISGDKETYIKAVENARQIFSTDGLLDEKDIKTPLDVLTSFNDKVKAAKIDLSKTYTNEFVAKVPATASN; this is encoded by the coding sequence ATGAAAAAGCTTATTCTCGCGCTCGCTGCGGCGGCCGTGCTGTCCGGAACGGCTTTCGCGGAACCTGTCCGCATTAGCGTTGGTTCCTACAACCTCAACAACCTGCCTTTCCCGGTCGCACAGGGGCTGGGTCTTTACGAGAAAGAGGGTCTGGAGGTCACCGTCGAAAATTTCGCGTCGGGGGGCTCGAAGACCTTGCAGGCGCTGGTTGCCGGCTCGACGGATGTCGCTGTCGGCTTTTACGACCATACGATCCAGATGCAGTCGCAGAACAAGCATGTTGTCGCCTTCGTGGAACTCGGGCGCAATTCCGGGCTCGTGCTGGCCGGCGGCAAGGACGCGAAATTCGATCCGAAAAATCCGGAGTCCATCAAGGGCGCCAAGATCGGAATCACCGCTCCGGGCTCCTCCTCGGACTTCTTTATTCGCTACTATCTTCAACGGCATAAGCTTTCCGCGAACGACGTTTCGATCATCGGCGTCGGGTCGGGGGCTGCCGCCGTTGCAGCTCTTCAGCAGGGCAAGATCGATCTCCTCGTAAATTATGATCCCGCGGCGACGTTCGTGGTCGAGAAGGGCGTCGGAAAGATCTTGATCGATGCCCGCAACGACGATGGCGCCAAGGAAATCTATGGCGGCATCTATCCGACATCGGTGCTTTACGCCACGCAGGACTATATCTCCAAAAATCCGGAGACCGTTCAGAAGGTCACCAACGCAACGGTAAAGGCGCTTCAATGGATGAAGACGCACAGCGCCGCTGAGATCGTCGAAAAGCTTCCGCCGGAATTCATTTCGGGCGACAAGGAGACGTATATCAAGGCGGTTGAAAACGCGCGTCAGATTTTTTCCACGGACGGGCTGCTCGACGAAAAAGATATCAAGACGCCTCTCGATGTCCTGACGTCGTTCAACGACAAGGTCAAGGCTGCCAAGATCGACCTTTCCAAGACCTATACCAACGAATTTGTAGCTAAGGTGCCGGCGACGGCATCGAACTGA
- a CDS encoding ABC transporter ATP-binding protein — MVAIENVTMAFGSFVAVQDVNLTVADGEFVAIVGPTGCGKSTILNAIAGLLKPAKGSVSIDGSVVSGVQNNIGYLFQQDALLPWKTAIENVELGPMFQGVGAGERRERALKWLAKVGLKGFEDRYPHQLSGGQRKRVQMAQALITGPKVILMDEPFSALDIHTRHLMQNELLRLWQEEQRAVVLITHDLEEAIALGDRVVVLASGPRSRVIDSFPVDLERPRDVAEIKLDPRFTELYRNIWASLRGEVEKSYERHD; from the coding sequence ATGGTGGCAATCGAAAATGTCACTATGGCCTTTGGCTCCTTCGTCGCGGTCCAGGATGTAAATCTGACGGTGGCTGATGGCGAATTCGTCGCTATTGTGGGGCCGACGGGCTGTGGCAAAAGTACGATCCTGAATGCGATCGCAGGCCTTTTGAAGCCGGCAAAGGGCTCGGTCTCGATCGATGGCAGCGTGGTCTCCGGCGTCCAGAATAACATCGGCTATCTATTTCAGCAGGATGCCCTGCTTCCATGGAAGACCGCGATCGAAAATGTGGAACTGGGACCGATGTTCCAAGGCGTCGGCGCTGGCGAGCGCCGGGAGCGAGCCCTCAAATGGCTGGCCAAGGTCGGTCTTAAAGGCTTCGAGGACCGCTATCCGCATCAGCTTTCCGGCGGGCAGCGTAAGCGTGTGCAAATGGCGCAGGCGCTGATAACGGGGCCGAAGGTGATCCTGATGGACGAGCCTTTCTCCGCGCTCGACATTCACACTCGGCATTTGATGCAGAATGAGCTACTTCGCCTATGGCAGGAAGAGCAGCGGGCTGTGGTTCTGATTACCCATGATCTTGAGGAAGCGATTGCTCTGGGAGATCGTGTTGTGGTTCTGGCCTCAGGTCCCCGGTCGCGCGTCATCGACAGTTTCCCTGTCGATCTGGAGCGTCCTCGCGATGTCGCGGAGATCAAGCTCGATCCCCGCTTTACTGAACTCTATCGCAATATCTGGGCTTCCCTGCGCGGTGAAGTGGAGAAAAGCTATGAACGCCATGACTGA
- a CDS encoding ABC transporter permease: protein MNAMTERLTQLALLLVIVGGWEIGVNLGVIDVFFFPSPVDILKQVFTWVTDPGFFKHVTITLTETVLGYVIGTALGVAAGVWLGLSRSAARILDPFIKGLNAIPRVVLAPIFVLWLGLGLWSKVALAVTLVFFVTFFNAMQGVREVNPVVLSNARILGAKKSELLRHVYFPAAASWILSSLRTSVGFAVVGAIIGEYLGASAGLGYLIAQAEGNFDAVGVFAGIFILAVFVLLIDLVLDFVEGRLIKWRPRAAERTT, encoded by the coding sequence ATGAACGCCATGACTGAGAGACTTACCCAACTGGCATTGCTGCTGGTCATTGTCGGCGGTTGGGAGATCGGCGTGAACCTGGGCGTGATCGACGTCTTCTTCTTTCCTTCGCCTGTCGACATTCTGAAGCAGGTATTCACATGGGTCACCGATCCGGGCTTCTTCAAGCATGTGACCATCACCCTGACGGAAACGGTGCTCGGCTACGTCATTGGCACGGCTCTCGGCGTTGCCGCAGGGGTATGGCTCGGACTGTCGCGCTCGGCTGCCCGGATCCTCGATCCGTTCATCAAAGGCCTGAACGCCATTCCGCGTGTGGTCCTTGCCCCTATCTTTGTCCTTTGGCTCGGTTTGGGCTTGTGGTCCAAGGTGGCCCTTGCCGTCACGCTCGTGTTCTTCGTAACCTTTTTCAACGCGATGCAGGGCGTGCGTGAAGTCAATCCCGTCGTGCTGTCGAATGCCCGCATTCTCGGCGCGAAGAAGTCCGAACTGCTGCGCCACGTCTATTTCCCGGCTGCGGCGAGCTGGATCCTGTCTTCGCTTCGAACATCCGTCGGTTTTGCGGTCGTTGGCGCCATCATCGGTGAATATCTGGGTGCGTCGGCCGGTCTGGGATACCTCATCGCGCAGGCGGAAGGTAACTTCGACGCCGTCGGCGTCTTCGCGGGGATCTTCATCCTGGCGGTGTTCGTCCTGTTGATCGATCTCGTCCTGGATTTCGTCGAGGGCCGCCTGATCAAGTGGCGTCCGCGTGCGGCGGAACGTACCACCTGA